One genomic region from Sphingobacterium sp. UGAL515B_05 encodes:
- a CDS encoding AraC family transcriptional regulator, protein MKPVQFKVPAPQDKSIYIQEDVLDKFYPYMHRHEEYQLIWIKEGIGQLLVDDNVHEFQPGDIFLLGTNQAHVFKSFIAGVSVRSVSLFFSPKGALSTMATMPELRNLLDFVHKCHRGFKVPPKHRGQVCDYIEILQKSDFLDQLVNFFYLLKSLSKVFTELEPLSGVQLPKGEIAKPFRIEKLCKFLEEHFKEDISLDEIAEKANLTPHAFCRYFKNCTGKTFVAYLNELRIREACKLLGLGRHDSISLIAYDSGFNSITNFNRVFRNILGISPKIYVRNYRNYLYD, encoded by the coding sequence GATAAATCTATCTATATTCAAGAAGATGTACTGGATAAGTTCTATCCTTATATGCATCGCCATGAGGAATATCAATTAATCTGGATCAAAGAAGGTATCGGCCAGCTACTCGTGGACGATAATGTACATGAATTTCAGCCCGGCGACATTTTTCTTTTGGGAACAAACCAGGCCCATGTGTTTAAAAGTTTCATCGCAGGAGTATCTGTGCGGTCTGTCTCACTATTTTTTAGCCCGAAAGGAGCACTGTCTACCATGGCCACCATGCCCGAACTTCGTAACCTGCTTGATTTTGTGCATAAATGCCATCGGGGATTTAAAGTCCCGCCGAAACATCGGGGGCAGGTATGTGATTATATTGAAATCCTGCAAAAGTCCGACTTTCTGGATCAGCTCGTCAATTTCTTTTATCTGTTAAAATCACTCAGCAAAGTATTTACGGAACTGGAGCCTCTTTCGGGTGTACAATTGCCCAAAGGGGAGATAGCCAAACCTTTCCGTATTGAAAAGCTTTGCAAATTTTTGGAAGAGCACTTTAAAGAGGATATCAGTTTGGATGAAATAGCCGAAAAGGCAAATCTTACGCCGCACGCCTTCTGCCGCTATTTTAAAAACTGTACGGGAAAAACTTTTGTCGCTTATTTAAATGAACTGCGCATCCGCGAAGCCTGTAAATTATTGGGTTTGGGTAGGCACGATTCGATCTCTTTAATAGCCTACGATTCGGGCTTTAACAGCATTACTAATTTTAATCGTGTGTTTCGGAATATCTTGGGTATTTCGCCCAAAATATACGTTCGCAACTACCGAAATTACCTATACGATTAA